The DNA sequence CGTGCCTAACACATGCAAGTCGAACGGTCCGACGCCTAACACCGAATGCTTAAGTGCAATAGCAAGCAACATAAGCGAGTGCGCGAGCGAAGAGAGCGCACCACGCAAAAAAAGCTTGCCAACACATGAGTGAGCATTGGGTGTTAGGCGAAGGATAGTGGCGAACGGGTGAGTAACGCGTGGGTAACCTGCCCTTAAGACCGGGACAACAGCTGGAAACGGCTGCTAATACCGGATGTATTATCTGAGAGGCATCTCTTAGAGAAGAAAGCTGGCCTCTGAAAATGCTAGCGCTTAGGGATGGACCCGCGTCTGATTAGCTAGTTGGTGGGGTAAAGGCCTACCAAGGCGACGATCAGTAGCCGGCCTGAGAGGGTAAACGGCCACACTGGGACTGAGACACGGCCCAGACTCCTACGGGAGGCAGCAGTGGGGAATCTTCCGCAATGGACGAAAGTCTGACGGAGCAACGCCGCGTGTATGAAGAAGGCCTTCGGGTTGTAAAATACTGTTGTTAGGGAAGAACGGCATCTGTGTAAATAATGCAGGTGATTGACGGTACCTAACGAGGAAGCCCCGGCTAACTACGTGCCAGCAGCCGCGGTAATACGTAGGGGGCAAGCGTTGTCCGGAATCATTGGGCGTAAAGGGCGCGTAGGCGGGCTTATAAGTCTGATGTGAAAGTGCGGAGCTTAACTCCGTAAAGCATTGGAAACTGTAAGTCTTGAGGACAGGAGAGGAAAGTGGAATTCCACGTGTAGCGGTGAAATGCGTAGAGATGTGGAGGAACACCAGTGGCGAAGGCGACTTTCTGGACTGTAACTGACGCTGAGGCGCGAAAGCGTGGGGAGCGAACAGGATTAGATACCCTGGTAGTCCACGCCGTAAACGATGAATGCTAGGTGTAGAGGGTATCGACCCCTTCTGTGCCGCAGTTAACACAATAAGCATTCCGCCTGGGGAGTACGGCCGCAAGGTTGAAACTCAAAGGAATTGACGGGGGCCCGCACAAGCGGTGGAGCATGTGGTTTAATTCGACGCAACGCGAAGAACCTTACCAAGGCTTGACATCCAACTAATCCCGTAGAGATATGGGAGTGCCCTTCGGGGAAAGTTGAGACAGGTGGTGCATGGTTGTCGTCAGCTCGTGTCGTGAGATGTTGGGTTAAGTCCCGCAACGAGCGCAACCCCTATATTTAGTTGCTAACAGGTAAAGCTGAGAACTCTAGATAGACTGCCGGTGACAAACCGGAGGAAGGTGGGGATGACGTCAAATCATCATGCCCCTTATGTCTTGGGCTACACACGTGCTACAATGGACGGTACAGACGGAAGCGAAGCCGCGAGGTGAAGCAAATCCGAGAAAGCCGTTCTCAGTTCGGATTGCAGGCTGCAACTCGCCTGCATGAAGTCGGAATCGCTAGTAATCGCAGGTCAGCACACTGCGGTGAATACGTTCCCGGGCCTTGTACACACCGCCCGTCACACCACGAAAGTTTGCAACACCCGAAGCCGGTGGGGTAACCGTAAGGAGCCAGCCGTCGAAGGTGGGGTAGATGATTGGGGTGAAGTCGTAACAAGGTAGCCGTATCGGAAGGTGCGGCTGGATCACCTCCTTTCTAGGGAGAACCGATTGAAGCTAGACTTCAATCTACTCCAAGGTCGGTACTTAGAGTAAAGCAGTGCAAACTGGACTGACTCTCAAGTAAGGTGAGTTTAGCAATTTATTTCTTGTTGTTTAGTTTTGTAGTGACCTGAGCACAGTAATAGTGTAAAAGAAACAACTCAAATAATGTCCATACATATCAGAGATTCTGGTAAGTATGGAAAAAAATAAGGATTGCAAAGTAGAAACAGAAATGTTAAACTGACGATCCTGCTGCAGAGAAAGTCTGCAGACGTTCTTTGTCGCATCTTGCCATCCATGGTATCGCGACACTCGAACATCCTTGTTCTTTGAAAACTGCACAACGAAAGAAGCAGAATGCGAAATGCGAAAGTAAAGACAACGAAAAGACGTTCAAATTCTAAAGCCATCCGTGGCGAATTTGAACTTAGGAGCATCCATGCTCCGTCAGGTAAAATTACTAAGCGCATAGGAGACATTCAAATCATCTATAACAAGTCGAGGAAGAACCAGAAGGTCAAGATATAAAGGGCATACGGTGGATGCCTAGGCGCCAAGAGCCGAAGAAGGACGCGGTTAACAGCGAAATGCCACGGGGAGTCGTAAGCAGGCATAGATCCGTGGATGTCCGAATGGGGCAACCCATCCAGAGTCATATTTGGATATCGTGTACTGAATAAATAGGTACAGCGAAGGCAAGTCGGGGAACTGAAACATCTAAGTACCCGGAGGAAAAGAAAGAATAATCGATTCCCAGAGTAGCGGCGAGCGAAACGGGACTAGCCCAAACCGATCTCTTCGGAGGTCGGGGTTGTAGGACTCTCAAAACGGGTCAGTGTTTTTAGCTGAAGCGAACTGGAAAGTTCCGGCATAGGAGGTAAAACCCCTGTAAGCGAAAAGAAGACTGGCTTAGAGAGTATCCTGAGTACCGCGGGACACGAGAAACCCCGTGGGAAGCAGGGGAGACCACTCCCCAAGGCTAAATACTACTTGGCGACCGATAGTGAACAAGTACCGTGAGGGAAAGGTGAAAAGCACCCCGGGAGGGGAGTGAAATAGAACCTGAAACCGTATGCTTACAAGCAGTCAAAGCGTTTAGGCGTGATGGCGTGCCTTTTGTAGAATGAACCGGCGAGTTGTGATATGCAGCGAGGTTAAGTATTTAAGATACGGAGCCGAAGCGAAAGCGAGTCTAAATAGGGCGACTAGTTGCATGTTGCAGACCCGAAACCGTGTGATCTACCCATGGTCAGAGTGAAGGTGAGGTAAAACTCATTGGAGGCTCGAACTCACTGTCGTTGAAAAGGCAGGGGATGAACTGTGGGTAGGGGTGAAATGCCAATCGAACACGGAGATAGCTGGTACTCCCCGAAATAGCTTTAGGGCTAGCCTCAATGGATGAAATACGGGGGTAGAGCACTGAATGGGCTAGGGGCTTAAAAGTTACTGAACCCTATCAAACTACGAATACCGTATTTTTAGAAGTTGGGAGTCAGACTGTGGGGGATAAGCTTCATAGTCGAGAGGGAAACAGCCCAGACCGACGGCTAAGGTCCCAGAGACTACGCTAAGTGGAAAAGGATGTGGAACCGCAGGGACAACCAGGATGTTGGCTTAGAAGCAGCCACCATTTAAAGAGTGCGTAATAGCTCACTGGTCGAGTGGTTCTGCGCCGAAAATGTAACGGGGCTCAAGCGTAGCACCGAAGCCGCGGCATCGATCTGATTCATTAAGACTTCAGACATGCTCGGAATAACATTTAGGAATTTTGCAACCGATGAGGAAACTTAAGAGGAATGCAAAAGACTTAAATAAGAGCAAAATTCCCAAATGCACTTGGGGATCAAGCAAAGCAGCAGAAAGCTGAAGGATTAATGAATCAGATCGTTGGGTAGGGGAGCATTGTCACATCGTAGAAGGATAACTGTAAGGTTTACTGGAGAGGTGACAAGAGAGAATGCCGGTATGAGTATGCGAAAAGGAAGGTGAGAATCCTTCCCGCCGAAAATCTAAGGTTTCCTGGGGAAGGCTCGTCCGCCCAGGGTAAGTCGGGACCTAAGCTGAGGCCGAAAGGCGTAGGCGATGGACAATTGGTTGAAATTCCAATACCACCATAAATCGTTTGAGCGATGGGGTGACACAGGAGGATGACCTGAGCGTGCTGTTGGATATGCACGTCCAAACATCAAGTGGGTGCTGTAGGCAAATCCGCAGCGCTAAACCGTGAGATGTGATGGGGAGCGAAAATAAGTAGCGAAGTGGGATAGTTCATACTGTCAAGAAAAGCCTCTAGTGAGAAATGTGGTGCCCGTACCGCAAACCGACACAGGTAGATGAGGAGAGAATCCTAAGGCGCGCGAGAAAACCCTCGTTAAGGAACTCGGCAAAATGACCCCGTAACTTCGGGAGAAGGGGTGCTCTGGCAACAGAGCCGCAGAGAAATAGTCCAGGCGACTGTTTAACAAAAACACAGGTCCCTGCAAATCCGTAAGGAGAAGTATAGGGGCTGACGCCTGCCCGGTGCTGGAAGGTTAAGAGGAGAAGTTAGCGCAAGCGAAGCCTTGAATTGAAGCCCCAGTAAACGGCGGCCGTAACTATAACGGTCCTAAGGTAGCGAAATTCCTTGTCGGGTAAGTTCCGACCCGCACGAAAGGCGTAACGATCTGGACACTGTCTCAACGAGGGACTCGGCGAAATTGTAATACCCGTGAAGATGCGGGTTACCTGCGACAGGACAGAAAGACCCCATGGAGCTTTACTGCAGCTTGACATTGGATTTTGGTATAAAATGTACAGGATAGGTGGGAGGCTTGGAAGCCAGTACGCCAGTATTGGTGGAGCCGCCGGTGGGATACCACTCTTTTTGTACTGAAGTTCTAACCTAGGCCCCTGAATCGGGGTTGGGGACAGTGTCAGGCGGGCGGTTTGACTGGGGCGGTCGCCTCCTAAAGAGTAACGGAGGCGCCCAAAGGTTCCCTCAGCGCGGATGGAAATCGCGCGAAGAGTGTAAAGGCAAAAGGGAGCTTAACAGAGAGACAAACAAGTCGACCTGGTACGAAAGTAGGGCTTAGTGATCCGGTGGTTCCGAGTGGAAGGGCCATCGCTCAACGGATAAAAGCTACCCTGGGGATAACAGGCTTATCTCCCCCAAGAGTTCACATCGACGGGGAGGTTTGGCACCTCGATGTCGGCTCATCGCATCCTGGGGCTGTAGTAGGTCCCAAGGGTTGGGCTGTTCGCCCATTAAAGCGGTACGTGAGCTGGGTTCAGAACGTCGTGAGACAGTTCGGTCCCTATCCGTCGCAGGCGCAGGAAATTTGAGAGGATCTGTCCCTAGTACGAGAGGACCGGGATGGACGGATCACTGGTGTACCAGTTGTCTCGCCAGAGGCATAGCTGGGTAGCTACATCCGGAACGGATAAGCGCTGAAAGCATCTAAGTGCGAAACCAGCCTTAAGATGAGATTTCCCACAGAGTTAATCTGGTAAGACCCCTGAAAGATGATCAGGTTGATAGGCCGGGAGTGGAAGCATGGTGACATGTGGAGCGGACCGGTACTAATAGGTCGAGGTCTTGACCTTTAGATTCCTAGATTGATGATTGAATGCATGAAGCTGATTTGTTGTGCGGTTTTGAGAGAACGACGCACCAAGGATGGTGCTAAGTTCAAATTCGCCAGGATGGCGATAGAATTTGAACTTCCTATCGCGAAGCGTTGTCACTCAACAACTACATAATCTGGTGACTATACCGGAGGGGTACCACCCGTTCCCATCCCGAACACGGAAGTTAAGACCTCCTGGGGCGACGATACTGCAAGGGAAAATAGCACGTTGCCAGGTAATTAAGAACAGAGCATCTAATTGGTGCTCTGTTTCTTATGTACAAAGGGTGTTCAATTAGGAAGTTTGAGTGTCCTCCTGGGCTGAAAATACTGCAAGGGAAGATAAGACGTTGCCAGGTAAACGAGATATATTACATCCAATGATGTAGTCTCTTCATAATTAATTCAAAACATTACTTCAAAAAAAGTAATATTTACATTATAATGTAATTGATAGTAAAAAATACAACTATCGCCTGCTCATTGAGATTGTTGCGAAATAACAATAAACGCAGCAAGATTTTCTAGTTTTGGAGACAAAGATTTTTGCTTAGAGGAGCGCAGATTAATGAGAAAATCAAAGAACCATCGATTTAGCATTAGAAAGAAGATTTCCTTATTTGTTATTATTCTGGCAATTGTTACTTATTCTACAAGCGCATTTTTTATCTATTTTGTTCAACCCAATTTTGTTCCGAATATTAATGAGGTTATATTTACGATTGCTACTTTAGTACTAGGGGTTTTCTGGTCGGGTTTACTTTCCTTCTTTATGGCAAGTTTTATCATTAAACCTTTGCAGAAGTTAGAAAAAGCTGCAAATCAGATATCTGAAGGGGATATCGGTTGTGATGTTGAATTATCAAACACTGATGATGAGATTCGTTCATTAGGAATAGCTTTTAACAATATGCTTTATAATCTTAGGGAAATTGTCCAGAGTATTGAAACAAATTGTGCGAAGACCAATGAGAATATGTTTGAAATTTTAAAAGCGTCATCGGCTGCTTCTCACCAAGCCGACTCTATTGTACATACCATCACAGAAATATCTGCAGGTGCAGAAACTTCCTCGATTGCGATTCAATCAACAGCAGAATCAGTTGAAAAGGTCGCCCATATTGCCAAAGAAGTACAAAATTATGCCAAGTCTTCTGAAAAAGTCTCGGCAGAAATGTTAATGGAACTAACAGAAAGTAAAGAAGTAATTCGTTCTTTAGTTGAGGGAATCAATAATCTAGCCAAAGGAAACCAGCAATCG is a window from the Dehalobacter sp. DCA genome containing:
- a CDS encoding methyl-accepting chemotaxis protein — encoded protein: MRKSKNHRFSIRKKISLFVIILAIVTYSTSAFFIYFVQPNFVPNINEVIFTIATLVLGVFWSGLLSFFMASFIIKPLQKLEKAANQISEGDIGCDVELSNTDDEIRSLGIAFNNMLYNLREIVQSIETNCAKTNENMFEILKASSAASHQADSIVHTITEISAGAETSSIAIQSTAESVEKVAHIAKEVQNYAKSSEKVSAEMLMELTESKEVIRSLVEGINNLAKGNQQSLEIVKSLEDNAKKVGQIIQLVGDIGEQTNLLALNASIEAARAGQHGRGFAVVAEEVRKLADESANAVQGISSLIENIQSEVINVVNQITIQVQNADMEAHKGSRTNEVIEKMTKTILEVARSVEQISKLVDHQMEGIDKSAHQSREVAHIAEKTSESAMELAIATKQQAEIVDQVEALVDNLRIQSEILTTAITRFRK